The window ACGATGCCATGCATACGCATCTCTGCGACCATCTCAATGATACCTGATCCGCAAATGCCGGTCACGCCGGTCTGCGCGATGGCAGCATCAAAGCCTTCTTCGTCTGACCACAGATCGGATCCGATGACCTTGAAGCGGGGCAGCTTGGTCACAGCGTCAATCTCCACCCGCTCAATAGCGCCGGGGGCTGCGCGCTGTCCTGAACTGATCTGGGCACCCTCGAAGGCGGGGCCGGTGGGGGATGAACAGGCCAACACTTTCTCACGGTTGCCCAGCAGGATTTCCGCATTTGTGCCCACGTCGACAATCAACACCAGATCATCTGAGAGTTGCGGGCTTTCTGACAAGGCGACAGCGGCGGCATCCGCGCCTACGTGCCCTGCAATGCAAGGCAACAGATAGACGCGAGCGCTTTCATGGATGTTGAGGTCCAGATCACGGCCCCGCATGCGCAAAGCGTTGGAGGTGGCCAGCGCAAAGGGGGCCTGACCCAGCTCAAATGGATCAATACCAAGGAACAGGTGGTGCATCACAGGATTACATACGAACACTGCATCCACGATCAGCTGCTTGTCGATCGCCGCCTCGGTTGCAAGTTGTGTGAACAGACCACACATCCCTTCGCGCACAGCCAGGGTCATTTCTTCGGCGCCCTTGGAATTCATCATGGAATAGCTGACGCGGCTCATCAGGTCTTCGCCAAAGCGGATTTGCGGATTCATCACGCCCGATGATGCGACGACCTCGCCAGTTTGCAGATCACACAGGTGCGCCGCAATTGTGGTCGACCCCAGATCAACGGCAACGCCGTAAATCGTGCCCTCATAAAAGCCGGGCCAGATGTGCATGATGCGCGGCTTGTTTTCATGGTCGCCCAGATGGATGGCCACTGTAACCTTCCATGCGCCTTTGCGCAAAATCGGTTGCATGATTTGCAGGATGTGCAGATCGGCGGTGACCTCTTCAAGCTGCCATTGTTCGTTCAGGGCCAAGCGCAGACGCTCAAGGTCGCCGGATGGATCGTGCATGTCAGGCTCTGCTACCTCGACATAAAACAGCTTTGTCGAGGGGTTGAGCGTGATGTCCCGTACCTCGGCCCGTTTGCGCACGACCTGTTTGTGTACCTGGCTTTCGGCAGGCACGTCGATGATCACGTCTTTGAGCACGGTTGCCTGACAGCCCAGACGGCGGCCTTTTTTCAGCCCGCGCTTATCGTCATAGCGTTCTTCAACGCTGTTCCATTCGGACAGCGCGTCGGCCTCGACTGTCACGCCGTGCTTGGAAAACTCGCCGTAGCTTGGTGTGATCTGGCATTTCGAGCAGATACCACGCCCGCCGCATACTGAATCAAGGTCGACGCCCAATTGCCGCGCTGCGGTCAGGACAGGCGTGCCCACAGGAAAGCGGCCCCGCTTGCCAGAAGGGGTAAAGATAACAAGTGGATCATCGCTCATTTTTTAGGCTGCCTTTGGCTTTGTTTCCGCTAAGTTAGATTATTATTCGCATTTATCACGCAAACCTGCGTCACCTTGAAGCCTTTTCGCGCCATCAACACTTATATTTGGTTCTGTCGAATTGGAATGCCCCAGGCGCAGTGCATCTGTCCAGCCGGTAAGGCAGTCGCGCAGATGCCAGCCGATATGGATCACCCTACAGCCTTGCCACGATTGTTTTGCGTGCCAGGTCAAGCGGCGTGCAGGCAAATCCGCGCCGCGCTGTTTGGTGACCGGATTATAGATCTTGCTTTGGTGTCGCCAACACCCTGAAAGCCATGCGCGGAGGAAAACGACAAATACGTCTGGCCTGACTGCGGATAATTGGGGAATTGCACAGGGCGCGCGGGCACTTCTTCGATCGCGCCTTGCAGCTCTACCAAGGCGTAGCTTTTGTCAGCGATTGTCGCGACACGGAGCATTTTGCCATCAATCTGCACGTCTTGCGCAGTCTTGAGGGCGGCATCGGTTTTCGGGATGTTCGCAGCACGCTGCACTTTCTGTTCAGGGCTGAGAGACGGACCGCCGCAGGCTGAAAGAAGTGCGGTGCAAGCAACGAACCAAGCAACAAAACGCATTATCAACCTTTTTTATATTTTGGTAGGCG is drawn from Sulfitobacter sp. S223 and contains these coding sequences:
- a CDS encoding ASKHA domain-containing protein, whose protein sequence is MSDDPLVIFTPSGKRGRFPVGTPVLTAARQLGVDLDSVCGGRGICSKCQITPSYGEFSKHGVTVEADALSEWNSVEERYDDKRGLKKGRRLGCQATVLKDVIIDVPAESQVHKQVVRKRAEVRDITLNPSTKLFYVEVAEPDMHDPSGDLERLRLALNEQWQLEEVTADLHILQIMQPILRKGAWKVTVAIHLGDHENKPRIMHIWPGFYEGTIYGVAVDLGSTTIAAHLCDLQTGEVVASSGVMNPQIRFGEDLMSRVSYSMMNSKGAEEMTLAVREGMCGLFTQLATEAAIDKQLIVDAVFVCNPVMHHLFLGIDPFELGQAPFALATSNALRMRGRDLDLNIHESARVYLLPCIAGHVGADAAAVALSESPQLSDDLVLIVDVGTNAEILLGNREKVLACSSPTGPAFEGAQISSGQRAAPGAIERVEIDAVTKLPRFKVIGSDLWSDEEGFDAAIAQTGVTGICGSGIIEMVAEMRMHGIVDAPGLIGTAEQTGSAAVFADGRTNSYMVYDGTENGGPLITVTNRDIREIQMAKAALYSGARLLMDKFGVDKVDRVVLAGAFGAHISTKHAMVLGMIPDAPLDKVTSAGNAAGTGARIALLNSDARGEIEEIVRNIHKIETAIEPRFQEHFVNASAMPNAVEPFPILNSIVTLPTRTFNTGGGGEGNGSGGSRRRRRG